The Lepus europaeus isolate LE1 chromosome 5, mLepTim1.pri, whole genome shotgun sequence genome includes the window TCATTGGGACTGGAGTTCGCTGTCTCTCTGGCTACGTCAGCGAGGGTTCAGTTTGTTCTGTCCCTGGGTTCCTGTTTTCCTGGCCAGGAAGTAgaaggacggagggagggagtgtTGTCTGGCTGTCAGCTGCTCTTGTCACATGTGTCACTGAATGTTGTCTCTCTAGACAGTCCTTTACCAAAGCTTAATAATTACTGGTTTTTTGTTTCTATTACTTTTATAAGAACAGATGATTTTTCCATTTGACAATAACTGTTAAGGAATACTGAGTATAGAGcaaatgcacacatgtacacttGCATCAATTAAATTGTTGGAAAACTCTTAATAGAGTTTGATAGGGAGCATGTTTTGTTACTGTAGatgattttatgaaattttaaattctaGTCACAATTAAGTCTTTTCTTCTAAAAAGCAATAAGAACAATGTCAGACATGCTAGAGTTTGCAGGGTCAAAGGTCTTAGTAACAGGTTATGGAACACCCTCACTCCACAGAGACCTTGAAAGACACTGGGTATAATTTAGATGCACACGACGTcaggagaaaaaaacagaaggtTTTTAGCAGCAAGGGCTTGATCAGTTCAGAATTAGTTTCCTTGTAAAACATAATCATTTCATTGTAGAAGAATGGAGTGAATTTATATTAGTCTTGGGAACTAATAATAACATTGTAAATTTATGAGCtgattttaacagaaaaaaattatagaagaatacatttattttagaggtaataTTATTAACTGTAGGGTGAGAAGAGGGGGCTGTTGTAGTGGATTATGTTAGagctttttgataattttttggtCTCTGAGGTATAAAGagttattaattaaaatttttaagctCACACATGCATATTGTGTATGTGTGGAAAGGTAGTCGTAGTCATGCTTTGTCTTGGAATTACATTAAACTGTTGGGAAtcacggggaaaaaaaaaaaaagataccaggtTGCAGTTTCCTGCTGTTGTCAGTGAAAACCCAGCCTGCTGAGAAGCTCCTGTCATTCATCTGCTTTTAAGCATGGTGGGCGTTCTTTAATATTTAAGGATGGacacataaaataaaacagacacGCCAGAAGAAAAAGTTCCTAGGGCCCTGCTTGAGTGTCTGCGCTCCGGACAGGTGTTTCTGTGGCAGGCAGTTGACAAACATACTTTCAGTAGATGATTTACAGTTTCAGCAAATATGTACGGAAATAATTAGCACCATTATATCAGAATTACAGCTTCCCATTAGAACTTACTCCTTCATACAAGTTCTGGCTCACTGATCTTTAATTTGCAAAGGCATGTACAAAGGAGTAGATTTTTCTTAGCTAAATAAAATGCAGGTATTTTGTCTTCTTGAGAATTTAATAAAAGATCACAAAGCAGGCCTTTTCTTTTGTCCTTACAAAATAGGTTAAGATGTACAGCAACACCTCTGAAAAGGTGGACCAATACAGACCCTGCTAGAAATTATGGGTAATGTGTGGGATAGAGGTTGTAGCAATGCCGGGGAGTCATAGGCACCAAAAGACTACTAGAAAATATTGTTAGAGAggctggcattggggcacaggagattaagctgcctcttgcaatgccaacatcccatatgagcaccagttccagtcctggctgctgcatttctaatctggctccctgctattgcacctgggaaagcagcaaaggatggcctgagtgcttgggcctttgcacccatgtgggagaaccagatgcagttccaggctcctggctttggccttgtccagctgttgcaaccatttggagagtgaactagcagatggaagatcagttgatctctctgtctctgtctctctctctctctcaactctgcttttcaaattaataaataaatatttaaaaatatttttagagggggtaggctgctgggggtgggggagtggcccTGAGTAGGGGCTGTGGCGGTTCGCAGGGACCTGGCTGCGGCGGCTGCGGTGGCTGTGGGGTTGTTGAGAAACTACTAAAGTTTCTGTGGAAGCAAAGTAGAGTTTCATAAGAACATAATGGATGGAGAGGAGAAAACGTATGGTGGCTGTGAAGGCCCTGATGCCATCTATGTCAAGTTGATATCTTCTGATGGTCATGAATTTATTGTAAAAAGAGAACATGCACTAACATCAGGAACAATTAAAGCCATGTTGAGTGGCCCAGGTCAGTTTGCTGAAAACGAAACCAATGAGTTCAGTTTTAGAGAGATCCCTTCACATGTGCTACCAAAAGTATGCATGTATTTTACCTACAAGGTTCGCTACACTAACAGCTCCACCGAGATTCCCGAATTCCCAATTGCACCTGAAATCGCCTGGAACTGCTGATGGCTACGAACTTCCTacattgttaaataaaataaattataagaaaCTGTTAActttttcagtatttaaaaaaatatatttttagaaaaatgcagAGATGAGGCATTACGGAAAATCCATCAGTGAGTACATCAAAGGAGATCACCTCAATAGGTACAGAAATAGTTGAAAAAACCAAGCACCTGTTAAAAATCAAGTCATTAGCAGGCTAGGACCACAAGGAAGCTTCCTTCCTATCTGGGAGATGGTAGTAGATTTCTGTGAATTGGCACACGGCATCTTTTCACCTTTCTGGTACTTTGGCCTTAAGAATTTTTGTGGCCCACAGTAAGAAATACTTTTTCTATAGGTTAAGCATCCCTagtcttggggggaaaaaaaaaactaaaagctaAAAATTTTTGAGCACTGACGTGACATCACAAGTAGAAAAGTCTAAACTTCATGTGATGAGTTGCAATCCAAATACAAGTGCTAAGATCCATTTCCTCAGGCTATGTATGTAAGGCATATGTGAAACGCAAATGAATTCAGGGTTTAGACTTGGACTCCACACCCAGGGTCTCTCATGAGGAGTATGCAGGTTTTCCAGTCTGCTCCCAAGCGTTTTGGATAAGGGGTACTCACTCTGTTTTAATTCTCTCTCCTCGTAcaagatatacatatataaaagatatatacatgtataaatgCATATGTAATGTGTGTAACTGTCATGAAacaatatgaggggacttcagaagatttatggaaaatggaattaaaaggtaaatctgggcacaaaaaaaatttgaaatccatgcatagttttttttttaattatttatatttgaaagagatcttctatctactgattcaccccccaaatgcccacaacacccagggctggtccagactgaagctaggaacccagaattcaaCCAGAATTCagtcaaatacttgggccatcaagtgCTGCCTTACAGGTTGCACATTGACAGgtagctagaatcagaagtagagcttgGACTTCAGCCCAAGCACCCAgataatgggatgcaggcatcccaagttcaCCTTACCTGCTGTGCAAACATGTGCCGATGCATGGTGTTTTCCACAGTTTGCATTTTCTCTGAATTCTTTAAAGAATCTCCATACTTACTACTGCTGGGTACACTGTGTTCTGCCCCGTTGCATTTGACAAAATGCCATTTGTGACCCACTAAGCTGATTTCCTAACCCAATAGCAGGTTGCAGCCTATTCTCCATCTTACACTGCAGAGACTGAACTCCTGTGCAACTAGGCTTCTAGGTGTGATTTAGTCTCAGGCAGTTACCGAAGGGGTTTGGAAAGCCATCATGAGGTGGAGGCCATAATTCTAATGAGTCTGTTTTTTCCTGTTGGCATCCACAGTGGTGACAAACCATTTGATTTTCTCAGGCTGTTATCAGTGTATGTGTTGACAGGAGCAACACTGATTAGAACTTTCCATAGATATTGACTGGAATTCTTTACATAGAGCCTAGAGTAATATGTTACTCAAGTGGAAAAGTAAAATTCCCAAAATACTCAAGACAGTCCTAAGAAAAGAAGAGCAAACAGGAGGATTGGCTTCCTGAATAGCAGAACTTCTGAAGCTGAAGTATTGGTTAGCAATAAATCAGAAGAACATAATAGGTATCCCATAAAAATGCCAATCATGTATAACAGtttggcattttaaaaatgtggcatAGGGGCAGGTCtttggcataacagttaagaccccacttgggatgcttgcatcccatatctgtacctggattcaggtcctggctgtactcctgattccagctgccagctaatggacaccctgggaggcagctcaggtacatggctccctgccacctacaaacctggattgaattctgggctcctggcttccacctggccctgccttgggaatgaatcagcagatgggaaatctcactttgtctctgtcttccaaataaataaatgaattttaaaacgtGGCATGGTGCATTGTTGGGAAAATAGCAAATTGCAAGTATTAAGGGAACAGTTGGGTCTCCATATCAAAGAGTAAAACTTCTCACTATAGCAAAAATTAATCTCAAATACAATGAAGGCCTA containing:
- the LOC133760925 gene encoding elongin-C-like gives rise to the protein MDGEEKTYGGCEGPDAIYVKLISSDGHEFIVKREHALTSGTIKAMLSGPGQFAENETNEFSFREIPSHVLPKVCMYFTYKVRYTNSSTEIPEFPIAPEIAWNC